In Pristiophorus japonicus isolate sPriJap1 chromosome 2, sPriJap1.hap1, whole genome shotgun sequence, one genomic interval encodes:
- the LOC139233505 gene encoding interleukin-8-like, protein MNRTANVKILILLLCAITAQGIPIPGTQGRCQCIQTSSDFIHPRLIQSLEFFPSGSHCETLEIIVTKRNGKKSCVSPDAKWMQIIIKAKKGGRRHN, encoded by the exons ATGAACAGGACAGCTAatgtaaaaattctcatcctgcttCTGTGTGCCATCACTGCACAGG GTATTCCAATCCCAGGAACCCAAGGACGATGCCAGTGCATTCAGACCAGTTCTGATTTTATCCATCCGAGGCTCATCCAGAGTTTGGAATTTTTTCCCAGTGGATCGCACTGTGAGACACTGGAGATAAT TGTCACCAAAAGAAATGGGAAAAAATCATGTGTGAGTCCTGATGCCAAGTGGATGCAGATTATCATAAAAGCCAAGAAAG gtGGCAGACGACACAATTGA